A genomic segment from Streptomyces sp. NBC_00459 encodes:
- a CDS encoding NAD-dependent epimerase/dehydratase family protein yields MRVLLIGANGYLGRFVADRLLADPAVQLTALGRGDDADVRFDLASGSPGALTRFLDAVHPGVVVNCAGATRGGARELTRHNTVAVATVCEALRRSGCGARLVQLGCGAEYGPSQPGSSTAEDAVPRPGGPYGVSKLAATELVLGSGLDAVVLRVFSPAGPGTPAGSPLGRLAEAMRRAMQSGDGELKLGGLGAQRDFIDVRDVARAVHAASLSAAQGVINIGSGRAVRLRDAASILARVAGYGGALHELDGPPGPLRSSIGHPRTDPDHAGPVAYPYPDGCGSWQQADVRTARDRLGWRPRINLEESLADIWMEAACRI; encoded by the coding sequence ATGAGGGTTCTGCTGATCGGAGCCAACGGCTATCTCGGCCGCTTCGTCGCCGACCGACTGCTCGCCGACCCCGCCGTGCAGCTCACCGCCCTCGGCCGCGGCGACGACGCCGACGTCCGATTCGACCTCGCGTCCGGCAGCCCCGGCGCACTCACCCGCTTCCTCGACGCCGTCCACCCCGGAGTCGTCGTCAACTGCGCCGGCGCCACCCGCGGCGGGGCCCGTGAACTCACCCGCCACAACACGGTCGCCGTCGCCACCGTCTGCGAGGCCCTGCGACGCAGCGGCTGCGGCGCCCGTCTGGTCCAGCTCGGCTGCGGCGCCGAGTACGGCCCCAGCCAGCCCGGTTCCTCCACGGCCGAGGACGCCGTCCCCCGCCCCGGCGGCCCGTACGGCGTCAGCAAGCTCGCCGCCACCGAACTGGTTCTCGGGTCCGGCCTCGACGCCGTCGTCCTGCGGGTCTTCTCGCCGGCCGGGCCCGGCACGCCCGCCGGTTCCCCGCTCGGCCGCCTAGCCGAGGCGATGCGCCGCGCGATGCAGTCCGGCGACGGCGAGCTCAAACTCGGCGGCCTGGGCGCGCAGCGCGACTTCATCGACGTACGTGACGTGGCACGGGCCGTCCACGCGGCCTCGCTCTCGGCCGCACAGGGCGTCATCAACATCGGCTCCGGCCGCGCCGTGCGCCTGCGTGACGCCGCCTCCATCCTCGCCCGCGTGGCCGGGTACGGCGGCGCGCTGCACGAGCTGGACGGTCCGCCCGGCCCCCTGAGGTCGTCCATCGGCCATCCCCGCACCGACCCGGACCACGCCGGTCCGGTCGCGTACCCGTACCCGGACGGCTGCGGCAGCTGGCAGCAGGCCGATGTACGCACCGCACGCGACCGGCTCGGCTGGCGGCCCCGGATCAATCTGGAGGAGTCCCTCGCCGACATCTGGATGGAGGCGGCATGCCGCATCTGA
- a CDS encoding spherulation-specific family 4 protein, whose product MPHLTSAKAGTASTGVRTGFGIPGFAHPLVAPAEWGELTRPGTPLHWVVLNVADGPGSRPDPHCLEAVGRLRNAGVRVLGHLDTAHGARTHGELITEAQRYRDWYRTDGFLLDRCPTDRTALPGIRRTIGTLREADGDAHMVLGHGTHPHPDYAEHGDQLVTFSGHWSDYRWSQVAEWTADHPPERFCHFVHGLPLGHLDEALRVARWQGAATIYFTDRTDRGGRADPWETMPGYWDDIVSRLGTGVSE is encoded by the coding sequence ATGCCGCATCTGACCAGTGCCAAGGCGGGCACCGCGAGCACCGGCGTACGTACCGGCTTCGGCATCCCGGGCTTCGCGCACCCCCTCGTGGCCCCGGCCGAGTGGGGCGAACTCACCCGACCGGGCACGCCTCTGCACTGGGTCGTCCTCAACGTCGCCGACGGCCCGGGCAGTCGCCCCGATCCACACTGTCTGGAGGCTGTCGGCCGTCTGCGCAACGCGGGCGTCCGCGTCCTGGGCCACCTCGACACGGCCCACGGTGCCCGTACGCACGGTGAGTTGATCACCGAGGCGCAGCGGTACCGCGACTGGTACAGGACCGACGGCTTCCTCCTGGACCGCTGCCCCACCGACCGGACCGCGCTCCCCGGGATCCGCCGCACGATCGGCACGCTCCGCGAGGCGGACGGCGACGCGCACATGGTCCTGGGCCACGGCACCCATCCGCATCCGGACTACGCCGAGCACGGCGACCAGCTCGTCACGTTCTCCGGCCACTGGAGCGACTACCGCTGGTCGCAGGTGGCCGAGTGGACCGCCGACCATCCGCCCGAGCGCTTCTGCCACTTCGTGCACGGACTGCCGCTCGGCCATCTCGACGAGGCGCTGCGCGTCGCCCGTTGGCAGGGCGCCGCCACGATCTACTTCACCGACCGCACGGACCGCGGTGGCCGCGCCGACCCCTGGGAGACGATGCCCGGCTACTGGGACGACATCGTCTCGCGCCTCGGAACGGGTGTCTCGGAATGA
- the moeZ gene encoding adenylyltransferase/sulfurtransferase MoeZ, which yields MSLPPLVEPAAELTVDEVRRYSRHLIIPDVGMDGQKRLKNAKVLCVGAGGLGSPALMYLAAAGVGTLGIVEFDEVDESNLQRQIIHSQADIGRSKAASARDSVLGINPYVDVVLHEERLEAENVMEIFSQYDLIVDGTDNFATRYLVNDACVLLNKPYVWGSIYRFDGQASVFWSEHGPCYRCLYPEPPPPGMVPSCAEGGVLGVLCASIGSIQVNEAIKLLAGIGEPLLGRLMIYDALEMQYRQVKVRKDPNCAVCGENPTVTELIDYEAFCGVVSEEAQEAAAGSTITPKQLKEWIDDGENIEIIDVREINEYEIVSIPGAKLIPKNEFLMGTALATLPQDKKIVLHCKTGVRSAEVLAVLKSAGFADAVHVGGGVIGWVNQIEPHKPVY from the coding sequence GTGTCGCTGCCACCCCTGGTTGAGCCCGCTGCCGAGCTCACCGTAGACGAGGTCCGCAGGTACTCCCGCCACCTGATCATCCCCGATGTCGGGATGGACGGGCAGAAGCGGCTGAAGAACGCCAAGGTGCTCTGTGTGGGCGCCGGCGGCCTGGGTTCGCCGGCGCTGATGTACCTGGCCGCGGCGGGCGTGGGCACGCTCGGCATCGTGGAGTTCGACGAGGTCGACGAGTCGAACCTGCAGCGCCAGATCATCCACAGCCAGGCGGACATCGGCCGCTCCAAGGCCGCGTCGGCCCGCGACTCGGTGCTGGGCATCAACCCGTACGTCGACGTGGTCCTTCACGAAGAGCGGCTCGAAGCCGAGAACGTGATGGAGATCTTCAGCCAGTACGACCTGATCGTCGACGGCACGGACAACTTCGCGACCCGCTACCTGGTCAACGACGCGTGCGTGCTGCTGAACAAGCCGTACGTGTGGGGCTCGATCTACCGTTTCGACGGCCAGGCCTCCGTCTTCTGGTCCGAGCACGGACCGTGCTACCGCTGCCTGTACCCGGAGCCCCCGCCGCCGGGCATGGTTCCCTCCTGCGCCGAGGGCGGCGTCCTGGGCGTGCTGTGCGCGTCCATCGGTTCCATCCAGGTCAACGAGGCCATCAAGCTCCTCGCGGGCATCGGCGAGCCCCTCCTTGGCCGTCTGATGATCTACGACGCCCTGGAGATGCAGTACCGCCAGGTCAAGGTCCGCAAGGACCCGAACTGCGCGGTCTGCGGCGAGAACCCGACCGTCACCGAGCTCATCGACTACGAGGCCTTCTGCGGTGTCGTGTCCGAGGAGGCCCAGGAGGCGGCGGCCGGCTCGACGATCACTCCCAAGCAGCTCAAGGAGTGGATCGACGACGGCGAGAACATCGAGATCATCGACGTCCGCGAGATCAACGAGTACGAGATCGTCTCGATCCCCGGCGCCAAGCTGATCCCGAAGAACGAGTTCCTCATGGGCACCGCCCTGGCGACCCTCCCGCAGGACAAGAAGATCGTCCTGCACTGCAAGACGGGTGTCCGCAGCGCGGAAGTCCTCGCGGTCCTGAAGTCCGCAGGTTTCGCGGACGCGGTCCACGTCGGCGGCGGTGTGATCGGCTGGGTCAACCAGATCGAGCCGCACAAGCCGGTCTACTGA
- a CDS encoding alpha/beta hydrolase: MSRFVRWTAATAAVLLVAGCSNGTSASGDGKGSGAATPSSATSSSRASPELPASLTSQKLDWSRCEGTADSPTPGSDWQCATLKVPLDYAKPDGETIGLALIRAKATGGNRIGSLLFNFGGPGQSGISVMPSYAGTVSALRERYDLVSWDPRGVGASEGVRCRSDKEIQAAESVDPSPDDAAEEKAYFQDAADFGKGCEKSAGKLLAHVSTTDSARDMDLMRQVLGDTKTHYFGISYGTELGGVYAHLFPKNVGRLILDAVVDPSADTVGHAKNQARGFQRALDDYLRSTGQDPDQGSRKISALLKRIDAAPLPTSSGRKLTQGLAVTGLVLPLYSKQSWPALTSALDAAEQGDGSDLLALSDGYNDRDASGHYGTTTHAQRVISCLDDKQRPTADQTRKLLPEFRRISPVFGEFMGWDTAGWCHDWPVAGQYDTPEVGAPGSAPVLVVGNTGDPATPYEGARKMADELGKGVGVVLTWKGEGHGAYGSGSECVDSAVNAYLLDGTVPQDGKVCS, from the coding sequence ATGTCTCGTTTCGTACGCTGGACGGCCGCCACGGCCGCCGTACTGCTGGTGGCCGGCTGCAGCAACGGCACATCCGCGAGCGGTGACGGCAAGGGGTCCGGCGCCGCCACGCCCTCGTCGGCGACGTCCTCGTCCCGGGCCTCGCCGGAGCTGCCCGCCTCGCTGACCTCGCAGAAGCTCGACTGGAGCCGCTGCGAGGGCACGGCGGACTCGCCCACGCCGGGCAGCGACTGGCAGTGCGCGACGCTCAAGGTGCCGCTGGACTACGCGAAGCCGGACGGCGAGACCATCGGCCTGGCGCTCATCCGCGCCAAGGCCACCGGAGGCAACCGCATCGGTTCTCTCCTGTTCAACTTCGGCGGACCGGGCCAGTCGGGCATCTCCGTGATGCCCTCCTACGCCGGCACGGTCTCCGCCCTCCGCGAGCGCTACGACCTGGTGAGCTGGGACCCGCGCGGGGTCGGGGCCAGCGAGGGCGTGCGCTGCCGGAGCGACAAGGAGATCCAGGCCGCCGAGTCGGTGGACCCGTCGCCGGACGACGCGGCCGAGGAGAAGGCCTACTTCCAGGACGCCGCCGACTTCGGGAAGGGCTGCGAGAAGTCCGCCGGAAAGCTCCTCGCGCATGTCTCGACGACCGACTCCGCCCGCGACATGGACCTGATGCGCCAGGTCCTCGGCGACACGAAGACGCACTACTTCGGCATTTCGTACGGCACCGAACTCGGCGGTGTGTACGCCCACTTGTTCCCGAAGAACGTGGGGCGGCTGATCCTCGACGCCGTCGTCGACCCGAGCGCCGACACGGTGGGACACGCGAAGAACCAGGCCCGGGGCTTCCAGCGCGCCCTCGACGACTACCTGAGGTCGACGGGCCAGGACCCGGACCAGGGATCGCGGAAGATCTCGGCGCTGCTGAAGCGGATCGACGCCGCGCCGCTGCCCACGTCCTCAGGGCGGAAGCTGACCCAGGGCCTGGCCGTCACCGGCCTCGTCCTGCCGCTGTACAGCAAGCAGAGCTGGCCGGCGCTCACCAGCGCCCTGGACGCGGCCGAGCAGGGTGACGGATCGGACCTGCTGGCGCTCTCCGACGGCTACAACGACCGCGACGCGTCGGGCCACTACGGCACGACAACGCATGCCCAACGGGTCATATCGTGCTTGGACGACAAGCAGCGGCCGACCGCGGACCAGACCAGAAAGCTGCTGCCCGAATTCCGGAGGATCTCGCCCGTGTTCGGGGAGTTCATGGGCTGGGACACGGCTGGCTGGTGCCACGACTGGCCGGTGGCCGGCCAGTACGACACACCGGAGGTCGGCGCGCCCGGCTCGGCGCCCGTCCTGGTCGTCGGCAACACCGGGGACCCGGCCACGCCCTACGAGGGCGCGCGCAAGATGGCGGACGAGCTGGGCAAGGGCGTCGGCGTGGTGCTGACCTGGAAGGGCGAGGGCCACGGGGCGTACGGCAGTGGGAGCGAGTGCGTCGACTCCGCGGTGAACGCGTATCTGCTGGACGGGACGGTGCCGCAGGACGGCAAGGTCTGTTCATGA
- a CDS encoding alpha/beta hydrolase gives MPTPFRPRATALTATALLLTSLLAGCSGDAASTEADLSDQTLSWQDCPAPSESEGGGEAPSPLPGGDAWQCATMKAPLDWAEPKGGTIGLALIRAKTSGGTSKRIGSLIFNFGGPGGSGVATLPAFGTDYTSLRTRYDLVSFDPRGVGRSAGVRCEDDEQLDAYFQQDATPDNAAERSELLDNTRKFNAACEKNSKGMLPHVRTTDAARDLDLMRQVLGDDKLYYFGISYGTELGGVYAHLFPKKVGRAVFDAVIDPTRTPEQGSLGQAEGFQLALGNFAEDCTSKTEICPVGDTAQDVEDRITKLLKDLDAEPIPGIFPRELTQSTAANGITQALYSQDFWPYLTEGLDRAYDGDGTVLMLLSDSMNGRNQNGEYSNITAANTAINCSDQKPRYTVADVEARLPEFRAASPLFGDFLAWSMVSCTDWAVRGAADHPDVSATGSAPILVIGNTGDPATPYEGARKMVGALGEGVGVQLTYKGQGHGAYDSGNRCVRTAVNGYLLNGKVPAAATVCS, from the coding sequence ATGCCCACCCCCTTCCGGCCGCGTGCCACTGCTCTGACGGCCACCGCCCTCCTGCTGACGTCCCTGCTGGCGGGGTGCAGCGGCGATGCCGCCTCCACGGAAGCGGATCTGTCGGACCAGACGCTCAGTTGGCAGGACTGTCCCGCGCCGTCCGAGTCGGAGGGCGGCGGCGAGGCACCGTCCCCGCTGCCGGGCGGTGACGCCTGGCAGTGCGCCACCATGAAGGCGCCTCTGGACTGGGCCGAACCGAAGGGCGGGACGATCGGACTCGCGCTGATCCGCGCGAAGACCAGCGGCGGCACGAGCAAGCGCATCGGGTCCCTGATCTTCAACTTCGGCGGGCCCGGGGGCTCGGGAGTCGCCACGCTCCCCGCGTTCGGCACGGACTACACGAGCCTGCGCACGCGCTACGACCTGGTGAGTTTCGACCCGCGCGGAGTCGGCCGCAGCGCCGGTGTCCGGTGCGAGGACGACGAACAGCTCGACGCGTACTTCCAGCAGGACGCGACGCCCGACAACGCCGCCGAACGCTCCGAACTGCTGGACAACACCAGGAAGTTCAACGCGGCCTGCGAGAAGAACTCCAAAGGGATGCTCCCGCATGTGCGCACCACCGACGCGGCCCGCGACCTGGATCTGATGCGCCAGGTCCTCGGCGACGACAAGCTGTACTACTTCGGCATCTCGTACGGCACCGAACTCGGCGGCGTCTACGCACATCTGTTCCCCAAGAAGGTGGGCCGTGCCGTCTTCGACGCGGTCATCGACCCCACCCGGACACCTGAACAGGGCTCGCTCGGGCAGGCCGAGGGCTTCCAGCTCGCACTCGGTAACTTCGCCGAGGACTGCACCTCCAAGACCGAGATCTGCCCGGTCGGCGACACCGCACAGGACGTCGAGGACCGGATCACCAAGCTCCTCAAGGACCTCGACGCCGAGCCGATCCCAGGCATCTTCCCTCGCGAGCTGACCCAGAGCACGGCCGCCAACGGCATCACGCAGGCGCTGTACTCCCAGGACTTCTGGCCCTACCTCACCGAGGGCCTCGACCGGGCGTACGACGGTGACGGCACGGTCCTGATGCTGCTGTCCGACTCGATGAACGGGCGCAACCAGAACGGTGAGTACAGCAACATCACCGCGGCGAACACCGCCATCAACTGCTCCGACCAGAAGCCGCGTTACACCGTCGCGGACGTCGAGGCCAGGCTGCCCGAGTTCCGCGCCGCCTCGCCCCTGTTCGGCGACTTCCTGGCCTGGTCCATGGTGAGCTGCACCGACTGGGCGGTGCGGGGCGCCGCCGACCACCCCGACGTCAGCGCGACCGGATCGGCGCCGATCCTCGTCATCGGTAACACCGGCGACCCGGCCACACCGTACGAGGGCGCACGGAAAATGGTGGGGGCGCTGGGTGAGGGTGTGGGCGTCCAGCTGACGTACAAGGGACAGGGACACGGCGCGTACGACAGCGGGAACCGCTGCGTGCGCACGGCGGTGAACGGCTATCTGCTGAACGGGAAGGTACCGGCTGCAGCGACCGTATGCTCCTAG